The sequence CCATCCGTTGCATCGTTTACCAAAGGTACATCCCCATTTCCAAAAGTGATATAGTTCAACCATGCCAACATAGAATGGGCAGTACGTTGAAGTACTTCACAAAGTTCGTCCTGATGCCATTCATTATTTTTTACTAAATTCACCGAATCAAGAACTCTCCATAACAGGATCTGGTGATACATCGGAGACCCCTCAAAATGAGCACCGTCCACCAGAATCTGTTCCGCTAACTGTGACCGTAAAATCCCATTGGCTACTGCATAACATTTTTCGCAACGAAATGCATAAGCGACAAACAATAATCCAAAACCATTTTCAAGATAATGATTCCCCAACAGATGCCTTTCCAGATGATCAAGCAGCATCAACGCCTGTCCATAAAAGCATCTGCTTTCATCCTTTGAAGGCGTTCGCGTATAACGGGCATTGAATTTCACCCAGTTAATCAACCTTAGCGAAATAGGATAGGGTTCCAAACCGTCTTCTAACACACTCATGGATTCCATAAATGCAAAAAGCAGGGATTCCCCCTGCTCCATAGTCATATTGTCCTGATTCAGAAATTCAAAATAAGTGAGATTATAGGTCCACAATTTCCCAAATTCCGAATAGTTCCAGTCGATGTCTCCCGTATAAGTATGACTCTGATTTAAAAATGTGAAAGACCGATGATCTTGATAACTTTGTGCGCTGAATATGCCCTGTTCTAACGCCACTGAACGATAGTTCGGCGATGCCATTGAGAGAGAATAAGAAAATCCGAGTGCTTTACGGATTCGCTGGCGTACTCGATAAAACAGTTGATACCAAAGCTGAGTAAACTTTAAATATCGTAGCGTTTGATAATATCGTCCAATATTCATAATACATTCATGCCCACTAAACACACGAATTGACACAAATCAAGATTCTCATTAGTGATGATTCGCATGATTCGTGGGCAATCTCAAAGAACAATTCGTTCGTACTCGACCTTTTGATTATGCCCGAAATTGACCAAAATCCCTAATTTCATACCGGTTGCATTCAAATAATTCAAAACCTGAGAACGATGCTCATCCGCCAAATTCGATACAGCTTTCAATTCCACAATGATTTTATCATAACAAATGGCGTCAGGAATATATCGTTGTTTGAGCTCTCGATCCCTATACAGCAATTTGAGTTGCGGTTGTGCAGTGAAGGGAACCCCCTGACAATCGAATTCTATCTCCATGCATTCCTGATATACCGC comes from Spartobacteria bacterium and encodes:
- a CDS encoding alginate lyase family protein, which codes for MNIGRYYQTLRYLKFTQLWYQLFYRVRQRIRKALGFSYSLSMASPNYRSVALEQGIFSAQSYQDHRSFTFLNQSHTYTGDIDWNYSEFGKLWTYNLTYFEFLNQDNMTMEQGESLLFAFMESMSVLEDGLEPYPISLRLINWVKFNARYTRTPSKDESRCFYGQALMLLDHLERHLLGNHYLENGFGLLFVAYAFRCEKCYAVANGILRSQLAEQILVDGAHFEGSPMYHQILLWRVLDSVNLVKNNEWHQDELCEVLQRTAHSMLAWLNYITFGNGDVPLVNDATDGIAPHSHALTEYANRLITEEHMAERTSLIPVATKEHVCNYRMIACHPFELFCDVGAIGPDYIPGHAHADSLSFVLYHQGRPLIVDPGISTYEKNDQRSLERSTPFHNTVSIKAQNSSDVWGGFRVGKRARIIQGSETKTSLEATHDGFAYLKIYHNRKWTWDTLNEIRIIDRIRGEGSAHIHFHPDVDIERTSENTVTCDGHVVITFRNATLLKVGSYGCANGYNRFRKATELSIFFSQSLETIIRNESEHITS
- a CDS encoding GxxExxY protein is translated as METLIYKEECYKIVGACFAVYNAMGCCFLEAVYQECMEIEFDCQGVPFTAQPQLKLLYRDRELKQRYIPDAICYDKIIVELKAVSNLADEHRSQVLNYLNATGMKLGILVNFGHNQKVEYERIVL